One Gordonia mangrovi genomic region harbors:
- a CDS encoding SDR family NAD(P)-dependent oxidoreductase: MADLEGKVAIITGSGSGIGETTAELFAAEGASVVVADINTDAAERVAKSIVAAGGQASACTFDLGDHQSIAALFDYTTDTYGGLDAIFNNASATHIAKNLDHDIARADASAWDETFRINVSGTMLCTKMAAERIRERGRGSIINATSDAGATGDLGHPAYGAGKAAIARLTTYAAVEYGRHGIRCNAISPGLIVTPATEKDWAAGKMAEIMTRQHLMGRLGAREDIAHAAIFLASDKSSFITGQVIHVDGGLLAHAPYVADISDLMAGAGS; this comes from the coding sequence ATGGCTGACCTCGAAGGCAAAGTAGCAATCATCACCGGTTCCGGATCGGGGATCGGTGAGACGACCGCAGAACTGTTCGCGGCAGAGGGCGCATCGGTTGTCGTCGCCGACATCAATACCGACGCCGCCGAACGAGTCGCGAAGTCCATCGTCGCGGCAGGCGGACAGGCGTCGGCATGCACGTTCGACCTCGGTGACCACCAGTCGATCGCGGCACTGTTCGACTACACCACTGACACCTACGGCGGTCTCGACGCGATCTTCAACAACGCCTCGGCCACCCACATCGCGAAGAACCTCGATCACGACATCGCGCGCGCCGACGCCTCGGCATGGGACGAGACGTTTCGCATAAACGTCAGCGGCACGATGTTGTGCACCAAGATGGCGGCCGAGCGCATCCGGGAGCGCGGCCGCGGTTCCATCATCAACGCCACCTCGGATGCGGGTGCGACCGGCGATCTCGGACATCCTGCCTACGGCGCGGGCAAGGCGGCGATCGCGCGCCTGACAACCTATGCGGCCGTGGAGTACGGACGCCACGGGATCCGGTGCAATGCGATCTCACCCGGCCTCATCGTCACCCCGGCCACCGAGAAGGACTGGGCGGCAGGAAAAATGGCCGAGATCATGACCCGCCAGCACTTGATGGGCCGACTGGGCGCTCGCGAGGACATCGCCCATGCCGCGATCTTCCTGGCGTCGGACAAATCGAGCTTCATCACCGGCCAGGTCATCCACGTGGACGGCGGCCTGCTGGCGCACGCGCCCTACGTCGCCGACATCAGCGACCTCATGGCCGGCGCCGGTTCCTGA